ACGGGTATTCCGCAGGCAGCAACAATAGGTGCTAGTATAAGCGTGGTCTTGTCTCCTACACCTCCTGTGCTGTGTTTATCAACCTTTATACCGGGTATTGAAGAAAGATTTATTCTATCACCTGAATTCGCCATTACATTGGTTAAATCCGCCGTTTCCCTTTCATTCATCCCCCTGAGGAAAATAGCCATTAAAAGTGCAGCCGCCTGATAGTCAGGAACATTATTATTGCAATATTCCGTAATGAAATAATTTATTTCATCCAAGCTGAGTTCTAAACCATCTCGCTTTTTCTCAATTATTTCGTACATTCTCATGATATAACCTCCATTGGACTTTCTTTGGTTCAAGTAAATCGTATATGTAGCATTTTATCATAAAAAAAGGACATCTCACTATAAATGAGTGTCCCTTTGTACAACAAAATTATGCTCTGGGATGAGTCTTTTTGTAAACATCTTTAATTTTGTTTTTAGCAATCTGCGCATATATCTGAGTCGAAGAAATATCTGAATGACCAAGCATTTCCTGTATTGACCTTAAATCCGCACCATTTTCAAGTAAATGTGCTGCAAAGGAATGTCTTAATGTATGTGGTGTTATGTCCTTATTTATTTTTGCTTGATTCTTGTAATGTTTTATTATCTTCCAGAACCCTTGTCTTGTAAGACGTTTACCGTTTACATTTACAAAAAGTGCTGTTTCCTGACTGTCCTGAATCAAAAAGTTACGGGATTTTTCAAGATACTCATGTACTGCGGCCATTGATATGGATCCGATGGGAATTGTCCTTTCACGTGTGCCTTTATTGCACTTTATAAACCCTAATTCAAAATTAATATCGTCTAAGTTTAGTGATATAAGTTCTGAAACACGAATACCTGTTGCGTATAATAATTCAAGCATAGCCTTGTCACGGATTCCTTTAAGATCAAGGCACTTAGGCTGGTCGAGCAGCAACTCAACCTCTTGGGTTGATAATATCTGTGGAAGCTTTTTTTCTACTTTAGGTGATTCCAACTCGGAGGTAGGGTCATTGTCTATTACTTTATCCTTATAGAGGAATTGATAAAAGGACCTTATTGACGCAAGGTTCCTTGATATGGTAGATGTAGCTCTACCCTTTTTCTGTAAATGTAACAAGTAGGCAATTACAGTTGTCTTATTAGTATTTGCGATGTTGGTTACGTTAATTTCTTTTAAGTATGTTATGTATTGTTCTATGTCCCGTTTATAGGACTGAAGCGTATTGAGCGATAATCTCTTATCTCTCTCTAGAAAATTAATAAACTTTTCAACATTAGCTTCCATCAAACAACGACTCCTTTATTATCTATTTATCCATTTTATGTAAATGGATAATTATACGAAACCATTTTATAATTTGGAATGGTTTTCTAATAATATTCTAATACAAATTATGTAATTTTGAAAGGATTATTTAGGATTTTTATCAATTTTTAACAAATTTTCTATCTGTAATTATACAAATGTCAATAATCTTAAGGTAAATGGAGCTATAAAAGCATCCATAATTGTCATAACCAGTATAAATAAGGAAAAGAAAATAGCAACAAAACAGTAGGGCAGAAATCTAAATTTTAATGTGTCTTCTTTTTTAACAGGTTTTTTAATCCAATTCTTGAATATTCCTTTTGTTAATCTTATACCATTAACTCCGAGGGCAATAATAAAAGGTACTGTCAGGATTTCTTTCGGGAGAAAGCAGAAAACTGAAACCAATATTCCCTTTTCTCCCAGAACTCCCATTACAATCCCTGAACTGAATCCGGTACTAAACCCTTTCATTCCCAAGGTCAGGTAATAAACAGGTAATCCTATTACTGTAACACCAAGCAGCCAAAAAAGTATTATAATTCTCATACTGTCCAGTATTGAAATCTTTAGTAACGATATTCCATTTACATTATCACTGTTTAACAACTTTAAAAAGTCATTGAAAAATGTAGTCATTTCGGTTTTCTGGTGGTAGTCCAGCTCATTAACAGATAGTGCACCGGCCACAATTCCTATTATATAAAAAATAAACAAACTAAGGTATGTGTATTTATTATCTCTTATGTGTTCTTTTACTACATTTGCTGTTTTGTGAATCACAATCTTATCCCCCGGCGTCAAATTGTTTAACCCTCGTTACTTATTAAATATATATGCCGGATAAACATAAGATATTACTATAATTTAATAACTTTTTACATTACTTTTCACGCAATATTTTTTCTGCCATCATAACACCTATAATAGTCTTTGCGTCTGTTATTTCGTGATTGAGAATCATGTCAACGAGTTTTGAAACATGAATTTTTTCTACATCCAGAAATTCGTCTTCGTCAGTACATGAGTCTCCCTGGGTAAGCTCAGTTGCTGCATACATATGAATAACCTCGTTACAGAAACCCGGCGTGGTATGTATGCTTATCATATGTTCTATCTTTCCGGCGCGGAGACCTGTCTCCTCCATTAACTCCCTTTCGGCGCATAGTTTTGGATCTTCCCCGGCTGAATCAAGTTTACCGGCAGGCAGCTCAAGGGTTGTCATATCAAGAGGTTTTCTGAATTGCTTAACCATGTACAATTCACCTTTTTCGTTTATTGGAACAACAACCGATGCTCCCGGGTGTAATACTATATCTCTTGTAGCCTCTTTTCCGTTTGGAAGGCTGACGGTTAAATTTTGCACCTTAATTATGTTGCCTTTGTAGATATCCTCTGTTTTAAGTGTTTTTTCATTATAATCCATATTTCAATTCCTCCTAGCTGTTTTTCTTAATTTCGTCCGTTGCAAGCTTGTCACACCGATTATTATATACATTATCTGCATGACCTTTAACCTTTATCCATTTTATTTCATGAATATCTGCAAGCCTAACAAGTTCTTTCCATAGTTCTATGTTTTTTACTTCCTCATTTTTATTCCGCTTCCATCCGTTTTTTATCCATTTATCAAGCCAGCCCTGTAAAAAAGCATTTACCAGATAGGCACTATCACTGTATAAATTTACCTTACACGGCTCTTTTAGCCTTTTCAGAGCTTCATATGCCGCCGTCAGTTCCATTTTATTGTTTGTGGTACTCTTTTCAAATCCGGATATTTCAACTTTATGCTCACCATACATGAGCACTGCTCCCCAACCGCCTGCACCGGGATTTCCGGAGCAGGCTCCATCGGTGTATATTTCTACCTGCTTCATTCCGCCTCCTGCTAATCAGCAAATTCTTTATCCGTAGATTTTACCAAGCTCTCTTGCTTTTTTTGTACACTCGTTCATAGCTTCCATTATAGAGTTTCTGAACCCGTGCTTTTCCAAAGCCGCAACCGCTTCAATTGTAGTACCTGCCGGTGAGCAAACCTGATCTTTTAATTCTCCCGGATGCTTACCTGTCTCAGCTACCATTTTTGCACTTCCTGCCACAGCCTGAGAAGCAAGCCTGTACGCAGTTTGCCTTGGGATACCTGATAAAACAGCCGCATCTGCCATTGCTTCTATTAACATAAAAATATATGCAGGACTGCTGCCGGTTAACGCTACAACTTCATTCATAAGTTTTTCTTCCATACATTCTACTTTTCCAAGAGAACTCAGCAAATTCATAGCTTCTTTTACTTCACTATCCGGAACACAAGAATCAAAGCTTATGAGGGTCATTCCTTCACCAATTACTGCGGGAGTATTTGGCATAGCCCTAATTATTTTTTTGTCTTCGCCAAGTGTATTCTTGTAGGTTTTGAGAGGAATACCAGCCGCAATACTTATAAAAAGCTTTTCATTGGAAAATACATCCTTTATATCTTCTAAAACTATTTTTACTACGTTTGGCTTAACTGCAAGAAATACAAAATCACATTTCTTTACAATTTTTCGTGAACTTTCTTCTGCATTTACTCCCAAATCGCTGCATAATACATCAAGCTTTGCTTTATCCAAATCAAAAACATGAATATCTGAAGGGTTGACAATCTGTGCCCCAATTATTCCTTTTATCATTGCTGTTCCCATCATTCCTGTACCTATAAATCCTATTTTTTTCATAAAGTTTCCTCCATTCATATAATTTTCCGTTTTATCAATACTACTATTATATCTTATAAACAGAATTTGAAAAGTAAATCTGAAATTTCGTTAAAATGGCACAGTACCATTAGTACTGTGCCACAGCAAATCCCAACGAATGTTTTTATTGGTTTCTCATATCAATAACACGCTTTGCTTTTCCTGTTGTTCTTTCAATTGATTTTGGTTCTACAAGCTTAACCTTTGCATCTATCTGAAGAACGACTTTTAATTCATGACGTATCTTTTTCTCAAGTTTTTCTAACTCGCTAAACTTTTCAAGGAGTCTCCCATCAATAAGCTCAACATGTACTTCTATTGCGTCCATATATCCGTTTTTAGTAACAATTATCTGGTAATGAGGTCCAATTCCTTCCATACCTACAAGTACACTCTCAATTTGAGAAGGAAATACATTTACACCTCTAATTATCAGCATATCATCAGTTCTTCCAAGAACCTTGTGCATTCTAACGGTAGTTCTTCCACACTCACATTTTTCCGGGTTCAGTATGGTTATATCCTTTGTTCTGTAACGAAGCATCGGAATTCCCTCTTTTGTAATTGTTGTAAGTACAAGTTCTCCTTTATTTCCATACTCAAGAGCTTCTCCTGATTCTGAATTAATTATTTCAGGATAAAAATGGTCTTCATTAATATGCATACCGCATTGGCAGTAACATTCACCTGCAACACCGGGGCCCTGTACTTCACTTAGTCCATAAT
This region of Clostridium sp. BNL1100 genomic DNA includes:
- a CDS encoding NUDIX hydrolase, with the translated sequence MDYNEKTLKTEDIYKGNIIKVQNLTVSLPNGKEATRDIVLHPGASVVVPINEKGELYMVKQFRKPLDMTTLELPAGKLDSAGEDPKLCAERELMEETGLRAGKIEHMISIHTTPGFCNEVIHMYAATELTQGDSCTDEDEFLDVEKIHVSKLVDMILNHEITDAKTIIGVMMAEKILREK
- the rnhA gene encoding ribonuclease HI; its protein translation is MKQVEIYTDGACSGNPGAGGWGAVLMYGEHKVEISGFEKSTTNNKMELTAAYEALKRLKEPCKVNLYSDSAYLVNAFLQGWLDKWIKNGWKRNKNEEVKNIELWKELVRLADIHEIKWIKVKGHADNVYNNRCDKLATDEIKKNS
- the xerD gene encoding site-specific tyrosine recombinase XerD codes for the protein MEANVEKFINFLERDKRLSLNTLQSYKRDIEQYITYLKEINVTNIANTNKTTVIAYLLHLQKKGRATSTISRNLASIRSFYQFLYKDKVIDNDPTSELESPKVEKKLPQILSTQEVELLLDQPKCLDLKGIRDKAMLELLYATGIRVSELISLNLDDINFELGFIKCNKGTRERTIPIGSISMAAVHEYLEKSRNFLIQDSQETALFVNVNGKRLTRQGFWKIIKHYKNQAKINKDITPHTLRHSFAAHLLENGADLRSIQEMLGHSDISSTQIYAQIAKNKIKDVYKKTHPRA
- the spoIIM gene encoding stage II sporulation protein M; the protein is MIHKTANVVKEHIRDNKYTYLSLFIFYIIGIVAGALSVNELDYHQKTEMTTFFNDFLKLLNSDNVNGISLLKISILDSMRIIILFWLLGVTVIGLPVYYLTLGMKGFSTGFSSGIVMGVLGEKGILVSVFCFLPKEILTVPFIIALGVNGIRLTKGIFKNWIKKPVKKEDTLKFRFLPYCFVAIFFSLFILVMTIMDAFIAPFTLRLLTFV
- the proC gene encoding pyrroline-5-carboxylate reductase produces the protein MKKIGFIGTGMMGTAMIKGIIGAQIVNPSDIHVFDLDKAKLDVLCSDLGVNAEESSRKIVKKCDFVFLAVKPNVVKIVLEDIKDVFSNEKLFISIAAGIPLKTYKNTLGEDKKIIRAMPNTPAVIGEGMTLISFDSCVPDSEVKEAMNLLSSLGKVECMEEKLMNEVVALTGSSPAYIFMLIEAMADAAVLSGIPRQTAYRLASQAVAGSAKMVAETGKHPGELKDQVCSPAGTTIEAVAALEKHGFRNSIMEAMNECTKKARELGKIYG